One window of the bacterium genome contains the following:
- a CDS encoding sodium ion-translocating decarboxylase subunit beta — protein sequence MLGIACLLLWLAIRKGFEPLLLVPIGFGALMANLPLSGLMNPGGPGETGGLFHYLFAGVRLEIFPPLIFLGLGALTDFGPLLSNPKTFFLGAAAQLGVFGTFLAANAMGFTPQEAASIGIIGGADGPTSIYLTMKLAPHLLGAIAVSAYSYMALVPLIQPPIMRLMTTKKERAIRMESNFDVPRWIRIIFPIGVTVVGALIVPAATSLIGLLMFGNLLRECGVTERLSRSAQNELINLITIVLGLCVGVSMDGNSFLRTETLKILVLGCVAFALSTAGGLLLGKIMARMPGSPVNPLIGAAGVSAVPMAARVAHNVAQETDPHNYLLMHAMGPNVAGVIGTAVAAGGLLALLK from the coding sequence ATGCTGGGCATCGCCTGCCTCCTGCTGTGGCTGGCCATCAGGAAGGGCTTCGAGCCGCTGCTTCTGGTGCCGATCGGCTTCGGCGCGCTGATGGCGAACCTGCCGCTGTCCGGTCTCATGAACCCGGGCGGTCCGGGCGAGACGGGCGGGCTGTTCCACTACCTGTTCGCCGGCGTGAGGCTCGAGATCTTCCCGCCGCTCATCTTCCTGGGACTCGGCGCGCTGACCGACTTCGGGCCGCTGCTCTCGAACCCGAAGACGTTCTTCCTGGGTGCCGCGGCACAGCTCGGCGTGTTCGGGACCTTCCTGGCTGCCAATGCCATGGGCTTCACGCCGCAGGAAGCCGCCTCGATCGGCATCATCGGCGGCGCCGACGGCCCCACGTCCATCTACCTGACGATGAAGCTGGCGCCGCACCTGCTGGGGGCCATCGCGGTGTCGGCCTATTCGTACATGGCGCTGGTGCCGCTGATCCAGCCGCCGATCATGCGGCTGATGACGACGAAGAAGGAACGCGCCATCCGCATGGAGAGCAACTTCGACGTCCCGCGCTGGATCCGGATCATCTTCCCGATCGGCGTGACGGTGGTGGGTGCCCTGATCGTGCCGGCGGCCACGAGCCTGATCGGCCTGCTGATGTTCGGCAACCTGCTGCGCGAGTGCGGCGTGACCGAGCGGCTGTCGCGTTCGGCGCAGAACGAGCTGATCAACCTGATCACGATCGTGCTGGGCCTGTGCGTCGGAGTCTCGATGGACGGCAACAGCTTCCTGCGCACCGAGACGCTGAAGATCCTGGTGCTGGGCTGCGTCGCCTTTGCGCTGTCGACCGCGGGCGGCCTGCTGCTCGGCAAGATCATGGCGCGCATGCCGGGCAGCCCGGTCAACCCGCTGATCGGGGCTGCGGGCGTCTCGGCGGTGCCCATGGCCGCGCGCGTGGCGCACAACGTGGCGCAGGAGACCGACCCGCACAACTACCTGCTGATGCACGCGATGGGGCCGAATGTGGCCGGCGTGATCGGCACGGCGGTGGCGGCGGGCGGGTTGCTGGCGCTCCTGAAGTAG
- a CDS encoding archaemetzincin family Zn-dependent metalloprotease — translation MLICLLPVAGVADADLDAMERFVGLYFACETRRLPTLETPDGSHDAKRDQYDATAIMRAALPLCPPGATRLLVVTEHDIFIPMLTFIFGQAQVNGPAAVLSLARLHQGFHGLPEQRELFVERVLKEVLHELGHTFGLVHCADRQCAMSLSINVTNIDVKRGELCAACAANLAERLRALRRETAAGDGSPTGSGS, via the coding sequence ATGCTGATCTGCCTGCTGCCGGTGGCGGGTGTGGCCGACGCGGACCTGGACGCGATGGAGCGGTTCGTGGGCCTGTACTTCGCGTGCGAGACGCGCCGGTTGCCCACGCTGGAGACACCCGACGGGTCGCATGACGCGAAGCGGGACCAGTACGACGCGACCGCCATCATGCGGGCGGCGCTGCCGCTGTGCCCGCCGGGGGCGACGAGGCTGCTGGTGGTGACCGAGCACGACATCTTCATCCCGATGCTCACGTTCATCTTCGGGCAGGCGCAGGTGAACGGACCGGCCGCCGTGTTGTCGCTGGCGCGGCTGCACCAGGGCTTCCACGGCCTGCCCGAGCAGCGCGAGCTGTTCGTCGAGCGGGTGCTCAAGGAGGTCCTGCACGAGTTGGGACACACATTCGGCCTGGTCCACTGCGCGGATCGCCAGTGCGCCATGTCGCTTTCGATCAACGTCACGAACATCGACGTCAAGCGCGGCGAGCTTTGTGCCGCCTGCGCGGCGAACCTGGCGGAGCGCCTGCGGGCGCTGCGCCGGGAAACGGCTGCCGGAGACGGCAGCCCGACAGGGAGTGGGTCATGA
- a CDS encoding acetyl-CoA carboxylase biotin carboxyl carrier protein subunit — MKKLRLTMNGKIYEVTVEVLEDDEQYVTGGNLPSARTAAAAPRVKAAPTGAPAPAAARPAPASGTVDPNTILAPLAGTVQKVFVQAGTSVEEKTPVVLLDAMKMDTYIHAPRTGIVAEVCVAPGDVVQVGTVLLRYRAEG; from the coding sequence ATGAAGAAGCTGCGCCTGACGATGAACGGGAAGATCTACGAGGTCACCGTGGAAGTGCTCGAGGACGACGAGCAGTACGTGACGGGCGGCAACCTGCCGTCGGCCCGGACGGCGGCGGCCGCACCGCGGGTGAAGGCGGCCCCCACGGGCGCGCCGGCACCGGCGGCGGCGCGTCCCGCGCCGGCGAGCGGAACCGTCGATCCCAACACGATCCTGGCGCCCCTGGCCGGCACCGTGCAGAAGGTGTTTGTGCAGGCGGGCACCTCGGTCGAGGAGAAGACGCCGGTTGTCCTTCTCGACGCGATGAAGATGGACACCTACATCCACGCGCCGCGCACCGGCATCGTGGCCGAGGTCTGCGTGGCGCCGGGCGACGTCGTCCAGGTGGGCACGGTCCTGCTCCGCTACCGCGCGGAGGGCTGA
- a CDS encoding HAMP domain-containing protein, whose amino-acid sequence MPRGIARKLVLYLTSIIIIVEGIFAYTDIQAQKRQLLNEMTLSAELVSQTMVATTWNAMLEDRREYAYQMMNNVARQQTIDKVRMFNKSGRITFSTGTDRDQVVDTDAEACILCHAAGRPLVHVAVPSRTRIFRRDDGQRVLGLVTPIYNEASCSTAACHAHPASINVLGVVDITMPLARVDSQVRDLVWRSALMSALSILVVSFFVILFARRFVQQPVRKLIAATHTLGVAGQDTPLEVTADDELGELAQSFRTMQDRLAASNQQIREFTDTLERRVEERTARLREAERKLIQSDRLASLGQLAASVAHEINNPLSGVINFGKLMQRLTAGDEVPRERMADFRTYLGHVVTETERCARIVRDLLVFARRSSPTHEPTDFNEIVRRTLSVINHRLELGEVTPQLELDGDLPRVTCDASQVQQIVTNLVLNAAEAMETGRVTIRTRADHGRGFVILEVSDTGTGIAPEHLARIYDPFFSTKKEGQGTGLGLAVVYGIVNAHGGQIDVESTPGRGTTFTVSLPVGGLETAGPPPPAPAGGAC is encoded by the coding sequence ATGCCCCGTGGCATTGCCCGCAAGCTCGTGCTCTACCTCACCTCGATCATCATCATCGTCGAGGGCATCTTCGCCTATACCGACATCCAGGCGCAGAAGCGGCAACTCCTGAACGAAATGACGCTCAGCGCGGAACTGGTGTCGCAGACCATGGTCGCCACGACCTGGAACGCGATGCTCGAGGACCGGCGCGAGTACGCCTACCAGATGATGAACAACGTGGCGCGCCAGCAGACCATCGACAAGGTGCGCATGTTCAACAAGTCGGGCCGCATCACGTTCTCGACCGGAACCGATCGCGACCAGGTGGTGGATACCGACGCGGAGGCCTGCATCCTCTGCCACGCCGCAGGCAGGCCGCTGGTGCACGTGGCGGTGCCATCGCGCACGCGCATCTTCCGGCGCGACGACGGGCAGCGCGTGCTCGGCCTGGTGACGCCGATCTACAACGAAGCCTCGTGTAGCACCGCCGCCTGCCATGCGCATCCCGCCTCGATCAACGTGCTGGGCGTGGTGGACATCACGATGCCGCTGGCGCGTGTCGACAGCCAGGTGCGGGATCTGGTCTGGCGCTCGGCGCTGATGTCGGCACTTTCGATCCTGGTGGTCTCGTTCTTCGTCATCCTGTTCGCGCGACGCTTTGTGCAGCAGCCGGTGCGCAAGCTGATCGCCGCCACGCATACCCTGGGCGTGGCCGGCCAGGACACGCCGCTCGAAGTGACCGCAGACGACGAGCTTGGCGAACTGGCGCAGTCGTTCCGCACCATGCAGGACCGCCTTGCCGCCTCCAACCAGCAGATCCGCGAGTTCACCGACACGCTCGAACGCCGCGTCGAGGAACGCACGGCGCGGTTGCGCGAGGCCGAGCGCAAGCTGATCCAGAGCGACCGGCTGGCTTCCCTGGGCCAGCTGGCCGCCAGCGTGGCGCACGAGATCAACAACCCGCTCTCGGGCGTCATCAACTTCGGGAAGCTGATGCAGCGGCTGACGGCCGGCGACGAGGTGCCGCGCGAGCGCATGGCCGACTTCCGCACGTACCTGGGGCACGTCGTCACCGAGACCGAGCGCTGTGCCCGCATCGTGCGCGACCTGCTCGTGTTCGCCCGTCGCTCCTCACCGACGCACGAACCCACCGATTTCAACGAGATCGTGCGGCGCACGCTCTCGGTGATCAACCACCGGCTGGAGCTGGGCGAGGTGACCCCGCAGCTCGAACTTGACGGCGACCTGCCCCGCGTGACCTGCGATGCCTCGCAGGTCCAGCAGATCGTCACCAATCTCGTGCTCAATGCAGCCGAGGCGATGGAGACCGGGCGGGTCACGATCCGCACGCGCGCCGACCACGGCCGCGGATTCGTGATCCTGGAGGTGTCCGACACCGGGACCGGCATCGCGCCGGAACACCTGGCGCGCATCTATGACCCCTTCTTCAGCACGAAGAAGGAAGGGCAGGGCACGGGCCTGGGCCTGGCCGTGGTCTACGGCATCGTCAATGCCCACGGGGGGCAGATCGATGTCGAGTCGACGCCGGGCCGCGGCACCACCTTCACGGTGTCGCTGCCGGTGGGTGGGCTGGAGACGGCGGGTCCACCGCCGCCGGCGCCGGCGGGCGGCGCATGCTGA
- a CDS encoding acyl-CoA carboxylase subunit beta produces the protein MAVKKRFEELDARRAHLQAGGGAEKIARQHEQGKLTARERLGLLFDDDSFIEFGLWVKHRCPDLADREFPADGVVTGKGEVMGRPVFAFSQDFTVGGGAVGERHAAKIVEMLQTALKCGIPVVGFNDGGGARIQEGVNALSAYGRIFYHNTLLSGVVPQISVIAGPCAGGAAYSPALTDFVIMIENTAHMFIAGPEVIRAATGEVISEEDLGGARAHATIAGNVQFMAADEEEAVSTVKALLRYLPQNNMDTPPSRPFDGIVVDNEAMDDIIPEDPRAAYDVKEVIELLVDDGVYLEYMTGFAPNIVCAFAHLGGMAVGIVANQPQVMAGVLDINAADKAARFIRSCNVYNVPLITLVDVPGFLPGVAQEHGGIIRHGAKMLFAYSAATVPKLTVILRKAYGGAFLAMCSKDVGAETVLAWPTAEIAVMGPEGAARVLHKKAIKAATNSAAVFQEKVAEYREQHANPFRAAEELHIDDIIRPSWTRRLLIERLGLLRTKRDLRPQKKHGNMAL, from the coding sequence ATGGCGGTCAAGAAACGTTTCGAGGAACTCGATGCGCGGCGCGCGCACCTGCAGGCCGGCGGCGGCGCAGAGAAGATCGCGCGCCAGCACGAGCAGGGTAAGCTGACGGCCCGCGAGCGGTTGGGCCTGTTGTTCGACGACGACTCCTTCATCGAGTTCGGCCTCTGGGTCAAGCACCGGTGTCCGGACCTGGCCGACCGCGAATTCCCCGCCGACGGCGTCGTCACGGGCAAAGGCGAGGTCATGGGCCGCCCCGTGTTCGCCTTCTCGCAGGACTTCACCGTGGGCGGAGGCGCCGTGGGCGAACGGCACGCGGCGAAGATCGTCGAGATGCTGCAGACAGCACTGAAGTGCGGCATTCCCGTCGTGGGCTTCAACGACGGCGGCGGCGCGCGCATCCAGGAAGGCGTCAACGCCCTCTCGGCCTACGGCCGCATCTTCTACCACAACACGCTGCTCTCGGGTGTCGTACCGCAGATCTCGGTCATCGCCGGGCCGTGCGCCGGCGGCGCCGCGTACTCGCCGGCGCTCACCGACTTCGTGATCATGATCGAGAACACGGCGCACATGTTCATCGCCGGGCCCGAGGTGATCCGCGCCGCCACCGGCGAGGTCATCAGCGAAGAGGACCTGGGCGGTGCCCGCGCGCACGCCACCATCGCCGGCAACGTGCAGTTCATGGCCGCCGACGAGGAAGAGGCCGTCTCGACGGTCAAGGCGCTGTTGCGGTACCTGCCGCAGAACAACATGGATACGCCGCCGTCGCGCCCCTTCGACGGCATCGTCGTGGACAACGAGGCGATGGACGACATCATCCCCGAGGATCCGCGCGCGGCCTACGATGTGAAGGAAGTCATCGAGCTGCTGGTCGACGACGGCGTCTACCTCGAGTACATGACCGGCTTCGCCCCGAACATCGTCTGCGCGTTCGCGCACTTGGGCGGGATGGCCGTGGGCATCGTGGCGAACCAGCCCCAGGTGATGGCCGGCGTGCTGGACATCAACGCGGCGGACAAGGCTGCGCGATTCATCCGCTCGTGCAACGTCTACAACGTCCCGCTGATCACGCTGGTGGACGTGCCGGGCTTCCTGCCCGGCGTGGCGCAGGAGCACGGCGGCATCATCCGGCACGGCGCCAAGATGCTGTTCGCCTACTCGGCGGCCACGGTGCCGAAGCTGACGGTGATCCTGCGCAAGGCCTATGGCGGCGCGTTCCTGGCGATGTGTTCCAAGGATGTGGGCGCCGAGACCGTGCTGGCCTGGCCCACGGCCGAGATCGCCGTGATGGGCCCTGAGGGCGCCGCGCGCGTCCTGCACAAGAAGGCGATCAAGGCGGCGACCAACTCGGCCGCCGTGTTCCAGGAGAAGGTGGCCGAGTACCGGGAGCAGCATGCCAACCCGTTCCGCGCCGCCGAGGAACTGCATATAGACGATATCATCCGTCCGTCGTGGACCCGCCGGCTGCTGATCGAGCGGCTGGGCCTGCTGCGGACCAAGCGCGACCTGCGGCCGCAGAAGAAACACGGGAACATGGCGCTATGA
- a CDS encoding 4Fe-4S dicluster domain-containing protein, with translation MHTPEATGARYAMVIDLDKCTGCGACMVACAVENNVSVPPVEAAENRGLTWLRVHRTDNGKDWPEHRSVFVPIPCQQCEHAPCIHVCPVTAVQLDESTGIIGQVPTRCMGCRYCMAACPYHARYFNWFDPTWPEGLEDTLNPDVAPRMRGVAEKCNFCHGRLDRARELAAAEGRPASEAVSYVPACVEACPHGAITFGDRLDEDSELVALEKSPNAFRLLEALGTGPKVTYLSRDAWVRRIGLSRLDMVRGTNAGPEGA, from the coding sequence ATGCACACGCCTGAAGCAACCGGCGCGCGCTACGCGATGGTCATCGACCTGGACAAGTGCACCGGCTGCGGCGCCTGCATGGTCGCGTGCGCCGTCGAGAACAACGTTTCGGTGCCGCCGGTGGAAGCCGCCGAGAACCGCGGCCTGACCTGGCTGCGCGTCCACCGCACCGACAACGGCAAGGACTGGCCCGAGCACCGTTCGGTGTTCGTGCCCATTCCCTGCCAGCAGTGTGAACACGCGCCCTGCATCCATGTCTGCCCCGTGACGGCGGTCCAGCTCGACGAGAGCACCGGCATCATCGGGCAGGTGCCGACCCGCTGCATGGGCTGCCGCTACTGCATGGCCGCCTGCCCCTACCATGCGCGCTACTTCAACTGGTTCGACCCGACGTGGCCGGAAGGCCTCGAGGACACGCTGAACCCGGACGTGGCTCCGCGCATGCGCGGCGTGGCCGAGAAATGCAACTTCTGCCACGGCCGCCTCGATCGCGCGCGCGAGCTGGCCGCGGCCGAGGGCCGGCCGGCTTCCGAGGCCGTGTCGTACGTGCCCGCCTGCGTCGAGGCCTGCCCCCACGGCGCCATCACCTTCGGCGACCGGCTGGACGAGGATTCGGAACTGGTCGCACTGGAGAAGAGCCCCAACGCCTTCCGCCTGCTCGAGGCGCTCGGCACCGGGCCCAAGGTCACCTACCTCTCGCGCGACGCCTGGGTGCGCCGCATCGGCCTGAGCCGTCTCGACATGGTCCGGGGCACGAACGCCGGCCCGGAAGGAGCCTGA
- the nrfD gene encoding polysulfide reductase NrfD translates to MDRHLIPRGLVRSDLPRFLLWLLPWVAVSVWGGVAAKQLFGDGLYHTNMDNRFAFGLWIILDLAIIALGAGAFFLGFLTYLMRRHEFKQVLNTAVIVGFVCYSGAIATLAIDVGQPIRAWFAFWHANVHSMLTEVTFCITCYLLVLAIEYVPIVLKHRRLRGVPGALVLEFNLHRLMVVFAGVGAFLSFFHQGSLGGMFGVLNGRPFAFREGVGIWPSTFFLFIMSAIAAGPSFIMLIVMIVSKLSRKQLVDHYIYSRLGRISGILLSAYVIAKLVDTLVWIFVTLPGQGFDAAEFYRNELFGTWVLFLELTVFGLLPATILLSRKRLERTPWLVTGAFLTCFGVAFNRFVFTLQTLSVPTMSFDRFMIYWPSWQEWAVLAGVVSYGVILYSLSFRYLNLFPRERELQPSAGRP, encoded by the coding sequence ATGGATCGGCACCTGATCCCGCGCGGCCTCGTGCGCTCTGACCTTCCCCGCTTCCTGCTTTGGCTGCTGCCCTGGGTGGCCGTCTCGGTGTGGGGCGGCGTTGCCGCGAAGCAACTGTTCGGCGACGGCCTCTACCACACCAACATGGACAACCGCTTCGCCTTCGGCCTGTGGATCATCCTCGACCTGGCGATCATCGCGCTGGGCGCCGGCGCCTTCTTCCTCGGCTTCCTCACCTACCTGATGCGCCGGCACGAGTTCAAGCAGGTCCTGAACACGGCCGTCATCGTCGGGTTCGTCTGCTACAGCGGGGCCATCGCCACGCTGGCGATCGACGTGGGCCAGCCCATCCGCGCGTGGTTCGCCTTCTGGCACGCCAACGTGCACTCGATGCTCACCGAGGTGACGTTCTGCATCACCTGCTACCTGCTCGTGCTGGCGATCGAGTATGTGCCCATCGTGCTGAAGCACCGCCGGCTGCGCGGCGTGCCGGGCGCCCTGGTCCTCGAGTTCAACCTGCACCGGCTGATGGTGGTCTTCGCCGGCGTAGGCGCCTTCCTCTCGTTCTTCCACCAGGGCTCGCTGGGCGGCATGTTCGGCGTCCTCAACGGACGGCCGTTCGCCTTCCGCGAGGGAGTCGGCATCTGGCCGAGCACGTTCTTCCTGTTCATCATGTCGGCTATTGCGGCCGGCCCCTCGTTCATCATGCTGATCGTGATGATCGTCTCCAAGCTCTCGCGCAAGCAGCTGGTGGATCACTACATCTATTCGCGCCTGGGACGCATCTCGGGCATCCTGCTGTCGGCCTACGTGATCGCCAAGCTGGTCGACACGCTGGTCTGGATCTTCGTCACGCTGCCGGGGCAGGGCTTCGATGCGGCCGAGTTCTACCGCAACGAGCTGTTCGGAACCTGGGTCCTGTTCCTGGAGTTGACCGTCTTTGGCCTGCTGCCGGCGACGATCCTCCTGAGCCGCAAGCGGCTCGAGCGTACGCCGTGGCTGGTGACCGGCGCCTTCCTCACCTGCTTCGGCGTCGCCTTCAACCGCTTCGTGTTCACGCTGCAGACTCTCTCCGTCCCGACCATGTCGTTCGACCGCTTCATGATCTACTGGCCGTCCTGGCAGGAATGGGCGGTCCTGGCCGGCGTCGTGTCGTATGGCGTGATCCTCTACTCGCTGTCATTCCGTTACCTCAACCTGTTCCCGCGTGAGCGGGAACTGCAGCCCTCAGCCGGGAGACCGTGA
- a CDS encoding SLAC1 anion channel family protein — translation MPAESPSRLKEFPVAWFAVVMGLAGYTIAWNRATIAFGLSFAPGRVLLPVVGVLFALGLVLFVVKSVRYPQHTLAEIRHPVKLAFVPTISISLLLLAIAAMHQAPALSKGLWVAGTVLHAGLTLYVMSSWIRHDKFEITHLNPAWFIPVVGNILVPIAGVRHASPEISWIFFGFGLFFWPVLTAIIFYRLIFHGSLPERFMPTLFIFIAPPAVGFLSYLNLAGGLDAFARVLYGTALFFTALMLAQAPQLVRLRFFLSWWAYSFPLAAVTIATLVMAHETGARGYLWLGGALLGLLSLVVVMLLVRTGLAVARREICVEGP, via the coding sequence ATGCCTGCCGAATCCCCATCGCGCCTGAAGGAATTCCCCGTCGCCTGGTTCGCCGTGGTGATGGGGCTGGCCGGGTACACCATCGCCTGGAACCGGGCAACGATCGCGTTCGGGCTGTCGTTCGCGCCGGGGCGCGTCCTGTTGCCGGTGGTCGGGGTCCTGTTCGCGCTCGGGTTGGTGCTCTTCGTCGTCAAGAGCGTGCGGTATCCGCAGCACACGCTGGCCGAGATCCGGCACCCGGTGAAACTGGCCTTCGTGCCCACGATCTCGATCTCCCTGCTCCTGCTGGCGATCGCCGCCATGCACCAGGCGCCGGCTCTTTCGAAGGGGCTCTGGGTGGCCGGGACCGTGCTGCACGCGGGGCTGACGCTGTACGTCATGTCGTCGTGGATCCGGCACGACAAGTTCGAGATCACCCACCTGAACCCCGCCTGGTTCATCCCCGTGGTGGGCAATATCCTGGTGCCGATCGCCGGGGTCAGGCACGCCAGCCCGGAGATCTCGTGGATCTTCTTCGGGTTCGGGCTGTTCTTCTGGCCGGTGCTGACGGCGATCATCTTCTACCGCCTCATCTTCCACGGCAGCCTGCCCGAGCGGTTCATGCCGACGCTGTTCATCTTCATCGCGCCGCCGGCGGTCGGCTTCCTGTCGTACCTGAATCTCGCGGGCGGGCTCGACGCCTTCGCTCGCGTGCTGTACGGCACGGCCCTGTTCTTCACGGCGCTGATGCTGGCGCAGGCGCCGCAGCTGGTACGGCTGAGGTTCTTCCTGTCGTGGTGGGCCTATTCTTTCCCGCTGGCGGCCGTCACGATCGCCACGCTGGTCATGGCGCACGAAACCGGTGCGCGTGGCTACCTGTGGCTGGGCGGCGCGTTGCTGGGCCTGTTGAGCCTGGTCGTGGTCATGCTGCTCGTGCGGACGGGCCTGGCGGTGGCGCGGCGCGAGATCTGCGTCGAGGGGCCCTAG
- a CDS encoding sigma-54-dependent Fis family transcriptional regulator, whose product MNSTWKILVVDDEVAMRESLAAWLREDGYVVDVAASGREAVEMARGCQYDIYFLDLKMPPGIGGIETMIEIRKLQADAAVVIITAYATVDTAINALKEGAQEYMVKPCNPEEISLFVKRTIEVKNLQRENLYLRQRLTRHYSFQDIVSKNPAMHAIFDLVKEVASQRSTVLIQGASGTGKELVARALHEAGGRAARPFVGVSCAALAETLLESELFGHEKGSFTGANARKRGKFEAAGGGSIFLDEIGDISPKLQMDLLRVLQERKFFRLGGNEEIAMEARVIAATNRNLQEAVEKGDFREDLFYRLNVINIRLPSLCERREDIPLLVNHFIERLALEAGKPVREVSKAALKLLLDHDWPGNVRELENAVERAIVTARGEVLDVPDFDFLAQAPRGNGSRWSVPDGMSLAEIEKHAVESVLDRTDGNIKQAAEILGVDRSTLYAMIRRHNIPR is encoded by the coding sequence ATGAACAGCACGTGGAAGATACTGGTGGTCGACGACGAGGTGGCCATGCGCGAATCGCTGGCCGCCTGGCTGCGCGAGGACGGCTACGTTGTCGACGTGGCGGCCTCGGGGCGCGAGGCGGTCGAGATGGCGCGGGGCTGCCAGTACGACATCTACTTCCTGGACCTGAAAATGCCGCCCGGCATCGGCGGCATCGAGACGATGATCGAGATCCGCAAGCTGCAGGCCGATGCCGCGGTGGTCATCATCACCGCCTATGCCACCGTGGACACTGCGATCAACGCCCTGAAGGAGGGCGCGCAGGAGTACATGGTCAAGCCGTGCAACCCGGAGGAGATCTCGCTCTTCGTCAAGCGCACGATCGAGGTGAAGAACCTGCAGCGGGAGAACCTGTACCTGCGCCAGCGCCTGACGCGGCACTACTCGTTCCAGGACATCGTCAGCAAGAACCCGGCGATGCACGCGATCTTCGACCTGGTCAAGGAAGTGGCCAGCCAGCGGAGCACGGTCCTGATCCAGGGAGCCAGCGGCACGGGCAAGGAACTCGTGGCCCGGGCACTGCACGAGGCGGGCGGACGCGCGGCGCGGCCGTTCGTGGGCGTGTCCTGCGCCGCCCTGGCCGAGACGCTGCTGGAGTCGGAGCTGTTCGGGCACGAGAAGGGCTCGTTCACGGGCGCCAACGCCCGCAAGCGCGGCAAGTTCGAGGCGGCCGGCGGCGGCTCGATCTTCCTGGACGAGATCGGCGACATCTCTCCCAAGCTGCAGATGGACCTGCTGCGGGTGCTCCAGGAGCGCAAGTTCTTCCGGCTGGGTGGCAACGAGGAGATCGCCATGGAGGCGCGCGTAATCGCCGCCACCAACCGCAACCTTCAGGAGGCGGTGGAGAAGGGCGACTTCCGCGAAGACCTGTTCTACCGCCTGAACGTGATCAACATCCGGCTGCCGAGCCTGTGTGAGCGGCGTGAGGACATCCCGCTGCTGGTGAACCACTTCATCGAGCGGCTGGCCCTGGAGGCCGGCAAGCCGGTACGCGAGGTCTCCAAGGCGGCGCTCAAGCTGCTGCTCGACCACGACTGGCCGGGCAACGTGCGGGAACTGGAGAACGCGGTCGAGCGCGCCATCGTCACGGCGCGCGGCGAGGTGCTGGACGTCCCCGACTTCGACTTCCTGGCGCAGGCGCCGCGAGGCAACGGTTCGCGCTGGAGCGTTCCCGACGGCATGTCACTGGCGGAGATCGAGAAGCATGCCGTGGAGTCGGTGCTCGACCGCACCGACGGGAACATCAAGCAGGCGGCGGAGATCCTGGGCGTGGACCGGTCGACCCTGTACGCGATGATCCGCCGGCACAACATCCCTCGCTGA